A stretch of DNA from Vanrija pseudolonga chromosome 6, complete sequence:
aaCAACTCGGCTCCCCACAGCGAGCTTggccctgccgccgccccccagGTGCCGGATGACTTCCTCAGCCGTGTCTTCAGCTTCTCTTGGGACAgcaaccagcagcagcagcaacagcagcaggcaTCCAACGCCTCCCAGTCTGccccgtcctcggccgctcCCTCCGCTTTGCCCACGCCGCAGAACCAGCAGATTCAGCAGGGCAACCAGCAGATCCAGACCAACGGTCCTGGAGTCCAGCCTGGAAACGGTGTCAACCAGCCGCAGCGCCAGGACTCGATGTCGGCGTACGGCGCGTTTGACTGGTCTGGCCACGGTTGGATGGCATAGGCGGGGATGGCATAGGCGGGTGTGGGGGATGGGAACAACAGTGTACTGACCTTGTCGTGTAGCGTATCTAATGGATGTAATAGATGGTGTATGGTGGGACGagtgccgcgccgctggcgactGATTTCCGTTTCTacgtcttcttcctcgtcttcctttCTCCACTACTCATTGCCTCACATCTCTGACAATCGATCCATCACCCTTTCACAGGACCCACACAAACTCCTGTCGCCTACGTGACTTGCACTAGCACCCCCAGACACCACAATGCCGTCGTCCGTCAAACACCAACCGCCCCGCAAACGAAGCCGCAGCACCATCGAAGAATCCCTCACCCAGCCCGTCCGCCGCCCACTGGCGAAGATGCGTCGCCTGGACCAGTTcagcgatgacgacgaggacgaggcgaaGCCGTCGCAGTTAGAAGACCCCTTCCCCGACACGGTGGGGTCGCTCCTGTGCGAGACGCCCGACGAGGATATAGGTGAGGAAGGTGTCGTCACATGGTAGAACCTGCTCACCCGCTCAGTGCGTATCGTCGTCACGCTCCAGGAGATTGTAGTCATTGGGCGCGACGAAGACTGGTACGTGCGGCGTTCTCGGTGCTCTCTGACCTCAGCGACGTCGTGATGCCGTACCCGAGCGTCTCGAAGCGCCATCTCCGTCTCACGCCGTAGGTGCACGGCGGGACGAGTCACTCACCTAGCAGCGTCCGCACCAACTCGCAGTTCACCATGGTCGCGCTCTCCGACCTCTCGAGGTACGGCTTCACCCTCAACGGCGTGTTACACCGCCCAGACAGGGTAGCCAAGCTCGACACCAAGCGGCTGCTGTGCAAGACGTACATCCTGAAAACAGGCGACCGGGTCGAGCTGCCCGGCTGTCCAGCAGTGTTCACATGGGTCCAAGgccccgcgcacgccgtcgagctgctACGCCACCCGAACCGCAGCCCGCCAATCTTCAACACGGCCAACGCGGGCGCCGTCTACCCCCTGCACAAGGCGTGGATCGTGCACAACTGCCCCATCGGGAGCGGGACGTTCGGCACCGTCAACATGGCGTCGCATCGGCACGCGTCGTGGCTCCAGGTCGCGTGCAAGACTATCGCCAAGCCCGAGACGGAGGAGGACATGCAGgggctgcgcgacgaggtcggcttCCTCAAGCGCATGGATCATCCGAACCTCAATGGGATCCTCGACAGGGTGAACGAGGACGCGCCGTACCCGCGCGTCCACctcatcctcgagctcatGACGGGCGGTGATCTGTTCGCGTACTGCGAGAAGCACCCTGGGGGActggaggagctcgaggtcaaGTGGATCGCgtcgcagctcgtcgacgggtTGAGCTATCTCCACAACATGAGGATTGCGCACCGCGGTGGGTCTGCTTGCCGAGCTCTGTTCTGCgaagctgacacccccagacCTCAAGCCTGAGAACATTCTGCTGGCAGTATCGGCCATCTACCCACGCGTGGTGATCGGCGACTTTGGCCACGCCATCTCGTATGAGGCGGTACTGGAGACCGTTCCAGAATCCGAGTTTACGAACAAGCGTCGCGAGTTCCCGCGGATCGGGACGGCGAGCTATATCCCCCCAGAGAGGCTCAAGGCGTGGGCTCGCCCAGAACGGGGAGCGGGATGTTCTGGCCTCGCGGAGACCGTGGGTACGAGCCGGGACGGCCTGACGCGGCGAGAGAGGATTGCCAACAAGTGGTTCACCGAAGAGCTCCGTCTCGACGCTTGGGCTCTGGGTGGTGAGTTGGAGCCTGGACCTTGGTGAGCATATTCTGACGCTGCAGTCACGCTGTACACCGCCGCGTTCGGCGAACACCCGTACGAAGGCGGTCTGGCGGGGCCAACCGGGCGGACAGGCCCGACGCAGCAGGATAAGGCCCAGGCAAGGTCGTACACCCAGGTTAAGGGGAAGAATAGCTGGGCGCGCTTCCGCCAATCCGTGGGAGAAGGCAGATCAATTGGAACGTCTCGAGAGGACTCGGAAGCCACAGCACGATACATGGAGCTCCTGGACCACTTCGACCGACACGTGAGTGGCGTCACAGGCGGAATCTGACTCTGACTGCAGGCGCCACAGAAATGGTTCACCTTCTTTATCGGCAAGGTGACCAAGCCCTGTAAGCCGGGGGATCTGCATAGTGCTGATACGCAGTCATTGGATTTCTGCAGGCCTTACTGGACATCCGCCGTGGCGGTGAAAACCGGCTCCTGGTGCTGGATTGCCGCTCGAACGAGTGGCTGAAGGACGACCGGGGCTTTCTCGAGGCCATTCACGACCGCGTGatcgagcacggcgaggtgCTGCACTTTGACCGGGTGCAGCAGATCATGGACGACATCGAGCACGGGGCCGGGGTGCCGAGCTCGTTtcccgcgtcgacggcgtcgcaGGAAGAAAGCATCGCAAGTCGCTGGATGATGATGGCTAATGCCCAGCCCTCGCCCATTCAGTCCCCAAACCGCCGCCCGTCACCCATTCCCGAGGGCGATGAAGACAtcgagatggacgagacgggcgatggtggtggtggagacgACACGATCGTCAACGATACgatcgtcgacgacacgttCGAGGACGATGGAGACGACACGTACCAGGCTGAGAGTGGGACGGGCTGGTCGGCGGCGTAGAATTATGTGAGAAGAGATGTCGATCTGTCGATTTAAATGTCGTAGACTCTAGTTTAGCTGTAGAGTAGAGCAGCATGTAGCAGAAAACACCATGTATCAAGAGTCCGTCTCTCCCAAATGCCACAATGTCACTCCGCCACGGCGGAGGCAAAAAGTCGGATGCGACCGTCATCTCACCTCCACTTTGGCAGATCAACAACTACGACCAGCGTTCCCCAATCCCCATCACACCATGAACCGCGTGCGGCATCTCGCTCCGCGGCGATGGGCCTCCTCAGCTCCAGCGCGGAacgtggtcgacgagctcgaggcgcgcggcttCATCCAGGCGGTTACCTCGTGAGCTAGCTGCCTCCTCCCTCCTACCTCCAGCTGGCTAACCATCACAGCCCGGCCCTTCGCGCGCACCTAgagtcgccgagctgcgtgtacgtcggcgtcgacccgtCCGCGTCGAGCCTGCACGTCGGAAACCTCCTCCCCTTGCTTGGCTTGCTCCACTTCCGCGCGCGGGGCCACCACGCGCTGGCCCTCGTGAGCTTTCCATCCGCACCTAGAGCTGACGGCAGATCGGCGGCGCAACAGGCTCCATAGGCGACCCGTCCGGCCGCAGCACGGAGCGCAACGCCCTCTCGCCAGCCGATCTCGCGCACAACGTCGCGGGGATCAcggcgcaggtcgagcgctTCTTTGAGCGCGGGATCGAGTAtgccgcggcgagggggtaCGATGTCGGCTCTGCGCTGCCCGCTCagcccgcggcgcgggcgtcagcgaccctcggcgcgggcgggatcGACGTGCTCAACAACCACGATTGGTTCAGGGACGTGTCGTTCCTTGACTTTctgcgcgacgtcggcaagTTTGCGCGCGTGAATGTCATGATGGCGCGGGATAGGTGCGTGGGgtagggggaggggggagggggcacGAGGGAGCGCCCGCcggctgacgccgacgcttCGCAGCGTCAAATCCCGCCTCGAGTCCGACGCCGGCATCTCGTTCACAGAGTTCTCGTACCAGCTCCTCCAGGCATACGACTTTGCGACGCTGTACAAGTCCCACGGGTGCCGggtgcagctcggcggctcggACCAGTGGGGCAACATTGTGGCGGGGATCGACCTCATCCGGCGGCTGAATGTGCCCGAgggcgtggtcgacgaggcgaacGCCCCGGACCAGGCGTACGGGCTCACGATCCCGCTGCTGACCACGGCGAGCGGGGAGAAGTTTGGCAAGAGCGCCGGGAACGCCGTGTGGCTTGATGAGGAGCGCACGTCGGTGTCAGACTTTTACCAGGTGGGTGCTGTGCGACTTTACGGGGTTGCTCTGCTGGCTCGCGGCTCACACCGCTCGCCCCTCCCAGTTCTTCCACCGCGcaaacgacgccgacgtggaAAAGTACCTGTCTGTCCTGACCCTCGTTCCGCCTGCGCAGATCGCAGAAGTGATGGCCGAGCACGCCAAGGCGCCCAagctgcgcgtcgcgcagacgctgctcgcgcaggaGGTGACCGAGCTGGTCCACTCCAAATCCGCGGTGTCCAAGGCGCAGACGGTGCAGAACGTGCTGTACGGCTCGGACTTGTCGACGCTCAAGTCGGCCGACGTGCTGGCCGCAATGGACGGCGACCCGCGCCTGGTCCGCGTCAGGcccgaggacattgacgTGCCCGTGTCCAAACTGGCCGCGTCGTACGGCCTGGCCAAgagccgcgccgaggccaaccgCGTCATTGAGGGCAAGGGCCTGCGAGTCAATGGCTTTGTGGTGCAGGACCCCCGCGCGAAAATCACCTCTGGCG
This window harbors:
- the DUN1 gene encoding DNA damage response protein kinase DUN1 gives rise to the protein MPSSVKHQPPRKRSRSTIEESLTQPVRRPLAKMRRLDQFSDDDEDEAKPSQLEDPFPDTVGSLLCETPDEDIVRIVVTLQEIVVIGRDEDCVRTNSQFTMVALSDLSRYGFTLNGVLHRPDRVAKLDTKRLLCKTYILKTGDRVELPGCPAVFTWVQGPAHAVELLRHPNRSPPIFNTANAGAVYPLHKAWIVHNCPIGSGTFGTVNMASHRHASWLQVACKTIAKPETEEDMQGLRDEVGFLKRMDHPNLNGILDRVNEDAPYPRVHLILELMTGGDLFAYCEKHPGGLEELEVKWIASQLVDGLSYLHNMRIAHRDLKPENILLAVSAIYPRVVIGDFGHAISYEAVLETVPESEFTNKRREFPRIGTASYIPPERLKAWARPERGAGCSGLAETVGTSRDGLTRRERIANKWFTEELRLDAWALGVTLYTAAFGEHPYEGGLAGPTGRTGPTQQDKAQARSYTQVKGKNSWARFRQSVGEGRSIGTSREDSEATARYMELLDHFDRHALLDIRRGGENRLLVLDCRSNEWLKDDRGFLEAIHDRVIEHGEVLHFDRVQQIMDDIEHGAGVPSSFPASTASQEESIASRWMMMANAQPSPIQSPNRRPSPIPEGDEDIEMDETGDGGGGDDTIVNDTIVDDTFEDDGDDTYQAESGTGWSAA
- the tyrS gene encoding Tyrosine--tRNA ligase, encoding MNRVRHLAPRRWASSAPARNVVDELEARGFIQAVTSPALRAHLESPSCVYVGVDPSASSLHVGNLLPLLGLLHFRARGHHALALIGGATGSIGDPSGRSTERNALSPADLAHNVAGITAQVERFFERGIEYAAARGYDVGSALPAQPAARASATLGAGGIDVLNNHDWFRDVSFLDFLRDVGKFARVNVMMARDSVKSRLESDAGISFTEFSYQLLQAYDFATLYKSHGCRVQLGGSDQWGNIVAGIDLIRRLNVPEGVVDEANAPDQAYGLTIPLLTTASGEKFGKSAGNAVWLDEERTSVSDFYQFFHRANDADVEKYLSVLTLVPPAQIAEVMAEHAKAPKLRVAQTLLAQEVTELVHSKSAVSKAQTVQNVLYGSDLSTLKSADVLAAMDGDPRLVRVRPEDIDVPVSKLAASYGLAKSRAEANRVIEGKGLRVNGFVVQDPRAKITSGDLIDGHLALLARGSRDIVVLYIE